The Candidatus Sphingomonas colombiensis genome contains the following window.
AAGCAGCGTGAATTGCTCGACCGCTGGCTCGCCGCACCGGGCGATTTCATCGGGGTGCAGACCTATTCCGGCGCGGCGGTCGGCAAAGACGTCGATCTGCCGCCGCCGCTGGGCACCGAACTGACGCAGATGGATTATGCGTTCATGCCCGATGCGGTCGAAAAGACCGTCCGGCTGGTCGCCGGCCAGACGAGCAAGCCGATCTACATCACCGAAAACGGCGTCGCGACCGAGGACGACACACGTCGCATCGCCTATATCAAGGGCGCGATCGCCGGGGTGCAGCGCTGCCTCGCCGATGGCATCGACTTGCGCGGCTATTTCCACTGGTCGCTGCTCGACAATTGGGAGTGGATGGCCGGATATCGCCCCAAATTCGGGCTGGTCTCGATCGATCACAAGACCTTCCGCCGTACGCCCAAGCCATCCGCGCGCCTGCTCGGCGAGATCGCGCGGCGCGGCGGGCTGGCCTGATCCGAAACGGTCGGCGCGGGCGTACCTTTACCGCGCCGCGCCGGCCGCCTCGATCAGCGTACGAATGCCCGGCCCGATCTTCACGATCAGATCAGCCGCCGGTTGCGGTTTCAGGAAGGATTCGATCGGCCGCCATGACGCTTTCTCCTGCTGATCGAGCGTGTCGAGCAGCGCACGCGCACGCGCCATCGCCGCCGCGTCAAGCGACTTCCCGGCCTTGATCGCAGCAACCGCCTCCAGCCCCGAAGCCGCGAGCGCCGCGATTTGCGCAGAGGTCGGGCGCGCTGCCTCCAGCAGCGGCCGGCCCGCGGAGATTGCGACGAAGCTCGCATCATTGTCGCGCCAGCGCGTCAGCTCGGCGATGAGCAACGGCGCGAGGGCGCGATCACCCTTGGTGTAATTCACGGCGGCGGCGGCGAAGCGGCGCGCGGCCATGCTGTCCACGGGCGCGGCATCGGCCAGCGCGTTGAGCGGTTGCTCGATCCGCTTGCCGGCGAGCATCGCCTTGATACGGTGATCATGCGCCATGTTGCGCACCGGCCCGACAAGCGACAACAACGTGAGAACCGGCTCCGGCGCGTTCGGCGACAAACGTGTCGCCATCCGCGCGATGTTCGCCTGATCGTGCGTTCCGGTGACACTCAACAGCGCACTGACCTCGCCCAACCGCCGATACATGTCGACGGGATCACGCACGCTCCGGGCAGACCAGAAGCGTTCGGCAAGCGCCGCAGCGCGTGGCCACATCCGCTGATCGACCAGTTCGTCGGTGACGATTTCCGCCCATAACGGCGCCTCTCCGCCGAGGATGAGCTTTTCCTGCTCGGGCGTCAGCGGCGGGCGCGGAAATGCGATTTGCGAATCCGTGACGAAGCTCTCCAGAAACGGGCTGACCTTGCGCAGGCCATTGGCGAATTCGGGCGTCAGGCCGGCCGCCGCGCTATCGGCGGGATCGATCGCGTAGTGGAAATCCGCCGGCATCAGCAGATCGAGATAATATCCGGCGGAAACCACCGTACGATATCCCCGGGCGGTCGAATCCGCCGTCGCATTGGAGGTTTGCCACGCCTGCACGATCGCATCGGTTTCGACGCCGGGGCCGGTCGCGATCTCCTCCCAGCCAAACATGGTCTTGCCCGCGCGGCGCAGGATCTGCTGCACGCGACGGTGAAAGTAATGCTCCACCGCGCGCGTATCCTTGAGGCTCTCGCGCGCCATCAGCGCCTTCACGCCCTCGTCCGCATCCCATACGCCCTTGGGTACCTCATCCCCGCCAACGTGAAACACCGGATCGGGAAACAGCGCCGCCATCTCGCCGATCAGCACAGTGAGGAAGCGATAGGTTTCCGGCGACGCGGGGTTCAGCGCGGTATCGGCGATCCCCAGCGGGCCGGGCTTTCCCCGCACGCCGATCGCGGGATAAGCGTCAACGATCGCACGGGTATGCGCGGGAAAATCGATTTCCGGTACGACGCGGACGCCGCGATCGGCAGCGTAAGCGACAATCTCGCGGATCTGCGCCTGCGTATAGAATTCGCCGCCATTCCCAGCGGTCAGCAACGGGAAGCGGCGGCTCTCGATGCGAAAGCCCTGATCGTCGCTGAGATGGAGGTGAAGGACGTTGAGCTTCACGCGCTCCATCGCGTCGATCTGGCGCTTGA
Protein-coding sequences here:
- a CDS encoding family 20 glycosylhydrolase codes for the protein MLAAALLASSAIASPVLMPLPQSVVAGEGVLALDGMLAPMWFGCGDTRRLRDATGRLQADLGRQTGMTFAGKAVPVTIACASVADAADKGEGYRLTVAADGIRIDAQGPSGVLRAFATLRQLVAMSPGGVRLAAVTIDDAPRFAWRGVMLDTARHFLTVDTIKRQIDAMERVKLNVLHLHLSDDQGFRIESRRFPLLTAGNGGEFYTQAQIREIVAYAADRGVRVVPEIDFPAHTRAIVDAYPAIGVRGKPGPLGIADTALNPASPETYRFLTVLIGEMAALFPDPVFHVGGDEVPKGVWDADEGVKALMARESLKDTRAVEHYFHRRVQQILRRAGKTMFGWEEIATGPGVETDAIVQAWQTSNATADSTARGYRTVVSAGYYLDLLMPADFHYAIDPADSAAAGLTPEFANGLRKVSPFLESFVTDSQIAFPRPPLTPEQEKLILGGEAPLWAEIVTDELVDQRMWPRAAALAERFWSARSVRDPVDMYRRLGEVSALLSVTGTHDQANIARMATRLSPNAPEPVLTLLSLVGPVRNMAHDHRIKAMLAGKRIEQPLNALADAAPVDSMAARRFAAAAVNYTKGDRALAPLLIAELTRWRDNDASFVAISAGRPLLEAARPTSAQIAALAASGLEAVAAIKAGKSLDAAAMARARALLDTLDQQEKASWRPIESFLKPQPAADLIVKIGPGIRTLIEAAGAAR